A genome region from Oncorhynchus gorbuscha isolate QuinsamMale2020 ecotype Even-year linkage group LG26, OgorEven_v1.0, whole genome shotgun sequence includes the following:
- the LOC124015287 gene encoding ERO1-like protein beta isoform X1: MIKNTIQSAGLLVLLWLLFGDFVLVWFHNRVKTETYNNQYSSKDAPDSQDQSCFCHLTGVLDDCFCDIESIDVFNNFKIYPHIQKLTERDYFRYYRVNLNRPCPFWADDSHCSIKDCQVEPCPESKIPVGIKSGNYNRYSQVANANTDIVDCEQAQDLGAINSTLSNYSKEAFEDWARHDDAQDHFCELDDETSPDADYVDLLLNPERYTGYKGPSAWRVWNSIYEENCFKPRSVYRPLNPLVPPRGGDDDGEGFYNWLEGLCLEKRVFYRLISGLHSSINIHLCAEYLLAEDWGKSLWGPNVQEFRQRFDPAETKGEGTRRLKNLYFLYLIELRALSKVAPYFDRAFVNLYTGDRQEDQASKELLLQFFNETKAFPMHFDEKSMFAGQKIEAKTLKEEFRLHFKNISRIMDCVGCSKCRLWGKLQTQGLGTALKILFSEKEIKNLPEHSPSKGFQLTRQEIVALLNGFGRLSTSIHQLHSFRALLKEKR; this comes from the exons ATGATAAAAAACACGATACAATCCGCAGGACTTCTGGTTTTGTTGTGGTTGTTATTTGGGGACTTTGTTCTGGTTTGGTTTCACAACAGAGTCAAAACCGAAACGTACAACAACCAATATTCTTCCAAAGATGCTCCTGACAGTCAAGACCAGAGCTGTTTTTGTCAC TTGACAGGCGTCTTGGATGACTGCTTCTGTGACATCGAGAGCATTGATGTCTTCAACAACTTCAAAATCTACCCCCACATTCAGAAGCTGACCGAGAGAGACTACTTCAGGTACTACAGG GTCAACCTGAATAGGCCCTGTCCCTTCTGGGCCGACGATAGCCACTGCTCCATCAAGGACTGCCAAGTGGAGCCCTGCCCAGAG aGCAAGATTCCAGTGGGAATAAAGTCTGGAAACTACAATAGG TATTCCCAGGTGGCCAACGCCAACACAGACATAGTAGATTGTGAACAAGCCCAAGACCTGGGGGCAATTAACAGCACCCTGAG TAACTATAGTAAAGAGGCCTTTGAGGACTGGGCCCGGCACGATGACGCACAGGACCACTTCTGTGAGCTGGATG ATGAGACGTCACCAGATGCAGACTATGTGGACCTGCTCCTAAACCCGGAGCGCTACACTGGCTACAAGGGCCCCTCAGCGTGGAGAGTGTGGAACAGCATCTATGAGGAGAACTGCTTCAa GCCCAGATCAGTGTACCGGCCCCTTAACCCACTGGTTCCGCCCAGAG GAGGAGATGATGATG GCGAAGGCTTTTACAACTGGCTGGAag gtctgtgTTTGGAGAAGAGGGTGTTCTACCGGCTCATATCTGGTCTCCACAGCAGCATAAACATCCACCTGTGTGCAGAGTACCTATTGGCCG AGGACTGGGGCAAGTCCCTGTGGGGCCCCAATGTGCAGGAGTTCCGCCAGCGCTTCGACCCGGCTGAGACCAAGGGCGAGGGCACACGCCGCCTTAAGAACCTCTACTTTCTCTACCTGATCGAGCTGCGTGCCCTCTCCAAGGTGGCGCCCTACTTCGATCGAGCCTTCGTCAACCTGTACACGGGCGACCGTCAAGAGGACCAAGCCTCCAAAGAGTTATTGCTGCAGTTCTTCAACGAGACCAA AGCTTTCCCAATGCACTTTGACGAGAAGTCCATGTTTGCTGGGCAGAAGATTGAAGCAAAAACGTTGAAG GAAGAATTCCGgctacattttaaaaacatttcccGGATCATGGACTGTGTGGGCTGCAGTAAATGTCGACTCTGGGGGAAGCTACAG ACCCAAGGGCTGGGCACGGCGTTGAAGATCCTCTTCTCTGAGAAGGAGATCAAGAACCTGCCGGAACACAGCCCCTCTAAGGGTTTCCAGCTGACACGCCAGGAGATAGTGGCCTTGCTCAATGGCTTTGGGAG GCTCTCCACAAGCATCCACCAGCTCCATAGTTTCCGCGCCTTGCTGAAGGAGAAGAGGTAA
- the LOC124015336 gene encoding LOW QUALITY PROTEIN: BTB/POZ domain-containing protein 3-like (The sequence of the model RefSeq protein was modified relative to this genomic sequence to represent the inferred CDS: inserted 1 base in 1 codon) yields MAAELFSTKKLGPATSTNTVVQQYQQQNRNNNNTIHSCNWQGLYPTIRERNSVMFNNELMADVHFVVGPPGGTQQVPGHKYVLAVGSSVFHAMFYGELAEDKEEIRIPDVEPPSFLAMLKYIYCDEIDLCADTVLATLYAAKKYIVPHLARACVNFLETSLSAKNACVLLSQSCLFEEPDLMQRCWEVIDAQAELALRSEGFTDIDSVTLESILRRETLNAKEMVVFEAALSWAEAECQRQDLTPTIENKRLALGKAIYLIRIPTMTLDDFANGAAQSGVLTLNETNDIFLWYTAAKKPELLFASKPRKGLAPQRCHRFQSCAYRSNQWRYRGRCDSIQFAVDKRVFIAGFGXYGSSCGSAEYSAKIELKRQGVPLGQSLIKYFSDGSSSTFPVWFEYPVQIEPDTFYTASVVLDGNELSYFGQEGMTEVQCGKVTFQFQCSSDSTNGTGVQGGQIPELIFYA; encoded by the exons ATGGCTGCAGAGCTCTTTTCCACCAAGAAGCTGGGCCCGGCAACCTCAACCAACACAGTTGTGCAGCAATACCAGCAGCAGAACCGGAATAACAACAACACCATTCACAGCTGCAACTGGCAAGGGCTCTATCCTACCATCCGAGAGAG GAATTCAGTCATGTTCAACAATGAGTTGATGGCAGATGTTCACTTTGTCGTTGGCCCCCCAGGAGGGACTCAGCAAGTACCTGGGCACAAG TATGTGCTGGCTGTGGGGAGTTCTGTGTTCCACGCCATGTTTTACGGTGAACTggcagaggacaaggaagagATCCGTATCCCTGATGTGGAGCCTCCCTCGTTCCTAGCCATGCTGAA GTACATCTACTGCGACGAGATCGACCTGTGTGCCGACACGGTCCTGGCTACTCTATACGCCGCCAAGAAGTACATTGTGCCCCACCTGGCTCGGGCCTGCGTCAACTTCCTGGAGACGAGCCTGAGTGCCAAGAACGCTTGTGTGCTGCTATCCCAGAGCTGCCTGTTTGAGGAGCCCGACCTAATGCAGCGCTGCTGGGAGGTGATCGACGCCCAAGCCGAGCTGGCGCTGCGCTCCGAGGGCTTCACAGACATAGACTCAGTGACCCTGGAGAGTATCCTGCGCCGCGAGACGCTCAACGCCAAGGAGATGGTGGTGTTCGAGGCGGCATTGAGCTGGGCCGAAGCCGAATGCCAGCGCCAGGACCTGACGCCCACCATTGAGAACAAACGGCTGGCGCTGGGCAAGGCCATCTACCTAATCCGCATCCCCACCATGACGTTGGATGACTTTGCCAACGGTGCGGCACAGTCGGGTGTGCTGACTCTCAACGAGACCAATGACATCTTCCTGTGGTACACGGCCGCCAAGAAGCCTGAGCTGCTGTTCGCCAGCAAGCCGCGCAAGGGCCTGGCGCCACAGCGTTGCCACCGCTTCCAGTCGTGCGCCTACCGGAGCAACCAGTGGCGCTACCGGGGCCGTTGCGACAGCATCCAGTTCGCCGTGGACAAGCGAGTGTTCATCGCCGGCTTCG TGTACGGCTCCAGCTGTGGCTCAGCAGAGTACAGCGCCAAGATTGAACTCAAAAGGCAGGGCGTGCCGCTGGGCCAGAGCCTCATCAAGTACTTTTCAGACGGCTCCAGCAGCACATTCCCAGTGTGGTTTGAATACCCTGTGCAGATCGAGCCCGACACATTCTACACGGCCAGCGTAGTGCTGGACGGCAACGAGCTCAGCTACTTTGGCCAGGAGGGCATGACTGAGGTGCAGTGTGGCAAGGTCACCTTCCAGTTCCAGTGCTCTTCAGACAGCACCAACGGGACAGGTGTGCAGGGGGGGCAAATCCCTGAGCTCATCTTTTACGCTTGA
- the LOC124015288 gene encoding G protein-coupled receptor 137Ba-like, producing the protein MNGEAMDMSLESSSPVVEQGTVGGVSAAPEPASTAAAGNGSLPPPPTMAPAIPPYVKLGLTVAYTVFYSLLFAFIYAQLWLVLRYRHKRFSYQTAFLFLCLLWAALRALLFSFYFRDCVTANALGPFTFWLLYCFPVCLQFFTLSLMNLYCAQVYFKAKSKYTPELLKYKLPLYLVFLAVSFLFLVVNLACALLVKMTATEVKTIVLVRVTINDTLFVLCAISLSVCLYKVAKMSLASIYLESKGTSVCQVTLIGVLVVLLYASRACYNLVVLALTDIETINSFDYDWYNVSDQADLRSTLGDAGYIVFGVILFVWELLPTSLVVFFFRVRRLPQDRSGSGIPNHVLSSRGYFFDNPRRYDSDDDLAWSIPPQNNSASLVTDCYDWGSRNSSFTVQTGTDEQRLAPVTGELHPY; encoded by the exons atgaatggagaagcgATGGACATGTCCCTGGAGTCATCATCCCCGGTGGTGGAGCAAGGCACCGTCGGGGGGGTGTCAGCGGCACCAGAACCGGCATCCACAGCAGCAGCCGGTAACGGCTCCCTGCCTCCTCCGCCCACCATGGCCCCGGCCATCCCGCCCTACGTCAAGCTTGGCCTCACCGTGGCCTACACTGtcttctactccctcctctttGCCTTCATCTATGCCCAGCTGTGGCTGGTGCTCCGATACCGCCACAAGCGCTTCAGCTACCAGACGGcattcctcttcctgtgtctgcTGTGGGCCGCGCTGCgcgccctcctcttctccttctactTCCGCGACTGCGTCACGGCCAACGCGCTGGGTCCCTTCACCTTCTGGCTGCTCTACTGCTTCCCCGTCTGCCTGCAGTTCTTCACGCTAAGCCTCATGAACCTCTACTGCGCCCAG GTTTACTTCAAGGCaaagtccaagtataccccaGAGCTCCTTAAATACAA GCTCCCCCTCTATCTGGTCTTCTTGGCGGTCAGTTTTCTCTTCCTGGTGGTCAACCTGGCCTGTGCCCTGCTGGTTAAGATGACCGCCACCGAGGTCAAGACCATTGTCCTGGTCAGAGTCACCATCAACGATACGCTCTTTGTGCTCTGTGCCATCTCGCTGTCCGTCTGCCTTTACAAGGTGGCTAAGATGTCCCTGGCCAGCATATACCTCGAGTCCAAG GGAACGTCGGTGTGTCAGGTGACATTGATTGGCGTCCTGGTGGTTCTGCTGTACGCATCACGGGCCTGCTACAACTTGGTGGTGCTGGCTCTGACCGACATTGAGACCATCAACTCATTCGACTACGACTGGTACAACGTGTCTGACCAG gcTGACTTGAGGTCCACTCTGGGGGACGCTGGTTACATCGTGTTCGGGGTGATCCTCTTTGTCTGGGAACTGCTGCCAACCTCCCTGGTGGTTTTCTTCTTCAGGGTCCGCAGGCTGCCACAGGACAGG AGTGGATCAGGGATCCCAAACCACGTGCTCTCTTCCAGAGGTTACTTCTTTGACAACCCCCGTCGGTACGACAGCGACGATGACCTGGCGTGGAGCATCCCTCCTCAGAACAACTCAGCAAG CCTAGTTACAGACTGCTACGACTGGGGCAGCCGCAACAGCAGTTTCACTGTACAAACGGGGACGGACGAACAACGGTTGGCACCGGTGACGGGAGAGCTCCATCCATACTGA
- the LOC124015287 gene encoding ERO1-like protein beta isoform X2: MFRGLCYLWTASLLPITFSGQLHSELTGVLDDCFCDIESIDVFNNFKIYPHIQKLTERDYFRYYRVNLNRPCPFWADDSHCSIKDCQVEPCPESKIPVGIKSGNYNRYSQVANANTDIVDCEQAQDLGAINSTLSNYSKEAFEDWARHDDAQDHFCELDDETSPDADYVDLLLNPERYTGYKGPSAWRVWNSIYEENCFKPRSVYRPLNPLVPPRGGDDDGEGFYNWLEGLCLEKRVFYRLISGLHSSINIHLCAEYLLAEDWGKSLWGPNVQEFRQRFDPAETKGEGTRRLKNLYFLYLIELRALSKVAPYFDRAFVNLYTGDRQEDQASKELLLQFFNETKAFPMHFDEKSMFAGQKIEAKTLKEEFRLHFKNISRIMDCVGCSKCRLWGKLQTQGLGTALKILFSEKEIKNLPEHSPSKGFQLTRQEIVALLNGFGRLSTSIHQLHSFRALLKEKR; this comes from the exons ATGTTCAGAGGACTTTGTTACTTATGGACGGCTTCACTGCTTCCCATCACATTCTCTGGACAGCTACACTCAGAG TTGACAGGCGTCTTGGATGACTGCTTCTGTGACATCGAGAGCATTGATGTCTTCAACAACTTCAAAATCTACCCCCACATTCAGAAGCTGACCGAGAGAGACTACTTCAGGTACTACAGG GTCAACCTGAATAGGCCCTGTCCCTTCTGGGCCGACGATAGCCACTGCTCCATCAAGGACTGCCAAGTGGAGCCCTGCCCAGAG aGCAAGATTCCAGTGGGAATAAAGTCTGGAAACTACAATAGG TATTCCCAGGTGGCCAACGCCAACACAGACATAGTAGATTGTGAACAAGCCCAAGACCTGGGGGCAATTAACAGCACCCTGAG TAACTATAGTAAAGAGGCCTTTGAGGACTGGGCCCGGCACGATGACGCACAGGACCACTTCTGTGAGCTGGATG ATGAGACGTCACCAGATGCAGACTATGTGGACCTGCTCCTAAACCCGGAGCGCTACACTGGCTACAAGGGCCCCTCAGCGTGGAGAGTGTGGAACAGCATCTATGAGGAGAACTGCTTCAa GCCCAGATCAGTGTACCGGCCCCTTAACCCACTGGTTCCGCCCAGAG GAGGAGATGATGATG GCGAAGGCTTTTACAACTGGCTGGAag gtctgtgTTTGGAGAAGAGGGTGTTCTACCGGCTCATATCTGGTCTCCACAGCAGCATAAACATCCACCTGTGTGCAGAGTACCTATTGGCCG AGGACTGGGGCAAGTCCCTGTGGGGCCCCAATGTGCAGGAGTTCCGCCAGCGCTTCGACCCGGCTGAGACCAAGGGCGAGGGCACACGCCGCCTTAAGAACCTCTACTTTCTCTACCTGATCGAGCTGCGTGCCCTCTCCAAGGTGGCGCCCTACTTCGATCGAGCCTTCGTCAACCTGTACACGGGCGACCGTCAAGAGGACCAAGCCTCCAAAGAGTTATTGCTGCAGTTCTTCAACGAGACCAA AGCTTTCCCAATGCACTTTGACGAGAAGTCCATGTTTGCTGGGCAGAAGATTGAAGCAAAAACGTTGAAG GAAGAATTCCGgctacattttaaaaacatttcccGGATCATGGACTGTGTGGGCTGCAGTAAATGTCGACTCTGGGGGAAGCTACAG ACCCAAGGGCTGGGCACGGCGTTGAAGATCCTCTTCTCTGAGAAGGAGATCAAGAACCTGCCGGAACACAGCCCCTCTAAGGGTTTCCAGCTGACACGCCAGGAGATAGTGGCCTTGCTCAATGGCTTTGGGAG GCTCTCCACAAGCATCCACCAGCTCCATAGTTTCCGCGCCTTGCTGAAGGAGAAGAGGTAA